Within Candidatus Neptunochlamydia vexilliferae, the genomic segment GGCGTTGCAGCCCCATTTTGGCGCCAAGTTTTTCCAGAAACTTAAAAATGAATTCTAGAGGGTGTCGTCATAAGATGGTCAATAAAGAAGAACTTACTATGAGGGAAGTTCAAGGCGTCCGATGCAGGAAGCCCAAATCGGGCTTTCGAAGGAGGACAACGATGAAATTTCCCATAGAAAGGACTTAAGGATTGAGCATCTTATGACGACACCCTCTAATTGAGATCAAGATCTTTGGGCATCAGAGAAAGGGTCTTATACTTTCCACCCATTTCTCTTAAAAGGGTTTGCCAGAGGTATTCGGGCGCTGTTTCGAAAAGGTGATGGCTTGAAGCGGGGCAGAGGAACCAGGCGCCATTAAGAAATTCCCGCTCTAAAACGCCAGAGGCCCATCCCCCATAGCCAAAGCAAAGGAGGGTGTGGGGAAGTTCTTCTTCTTGCATCATGTCAGAGTCTCCATTGAGGTAGACTCCCGAGCAGATCTCCAAACTGGTTTCGGCATCATGGCCAGCGCTTTGAAGGAGCATGATCTGATTGGGTTGGTTGGGGCCGCCTGCCCGCATCTTCACATATTCCGCATGCTCTTCGCTCAGGCCAAAAAAACCCTCTTCGAGGTCAATCTCAAGGGGCTTATTGACAATCAGCCCAAAGGACCCAACCGGGCTATGGTCACAAAGAAGAACAACGCTCCGGTAAAAGATCCCACTCCCAATATCGGGACTGGCGATAAGAAAGGTTCCTTTCTTAAGCTCTGAATAGGGAATATTGCTCATCTAATGCCTCTTTTTGTACGCGTTCATGGGGCTTAACCCCCTATGAAACCGGATCTAGCACATTATCTTTTAAGCCATCCTCCTCCCCTATAGCGCCTGCGGCTATGGGGTCGTCGGATGGCTTAAAATCTAACGCACTATCTACTGCTTTCCTAGGGAATGCACCCCATGAACGCGTACTTTCTTTCTCCCATAACATACCAATAATATTCATACAAATGCACGAAAGTATAGTAAATATGGAGACTTCTAAGCAGGTAGGAGAGGCATTAGCTCGAGTCAAGGAAATCGCTAGTGTGAATGGGGGGAATATCATTCGCTCTAGACAAATGTCTCGTGGAGATAGAGAAACCCTTGTAAGAACTCAGTGCCTTCAAGAGATCCTTAAAGGATGGTATATGCTTGCTCGCCCTGATGGAGCAGCAGGAAGCTCTACGACATGGTATGCAAATTTTTGGGAGTTTTTACGTGTTTATCTTGAGCATCATTATAAAGGTCGCTATTGCCTTTCTGCTGAAAACTCTCTTGATTTACATACGGGATCGACTCAGATACCTAGGCAAGTCATTGTCATTGTTTCGCGAGGAGGAGCAATGCAGCGTCCTCTTCCTCACAACACTTCTTTGTTTGTTTATGTAGATAAAAAAAGTTTTCCAGAAGAAAGGGTGGAGGTTAAAGGGTTACAGACGATGTCACTTCCTTTAGCTCTTTGCAAAGTAGGGCAAACATATTTTCAGAAAAATTCCAGAGATGCTGAAATTGCACTCCGTCTGGTAAGGAATGCATCGGAAATTTCTGAAATTATCGCAAAATATGGATTTAAAAAAGCTTCAGAAAGGTTGCTTGGGGCCTATCAGTTTCTTGGAGAAACTCAAATGGTAAAGAGTTTAGAAACAGATCTTACTCTGTTAGGTTGGAAAATAAAGGGAGATAATCCATTTGCAAGTCAAAAACCGACGTCAAGTTTTATAGAGATAACTTCTCCTTATGAGGGGCGTATTCTTTCGATGTGGAAAGATTTTAGGGAAAAGGTTATCCCTTTTTTCCCACAACCTTTACAGTTTACGCTTAAGCCTAAGACCTATTTGGACTCTCTTGAAGAGCTTTATGAAAAAGATGCCTATAACTCTCTTTCTATTGAAGGTTACCAAGTCAATCAAGACTTAATCCAGAAGGTGCAAAATAATGAATGGAATCCTGACCATGATCCCGAAGATCTTCGAGAAAAAAACCGACTAGCGGCTCGGGGTTACTTTGAAGCATTTCAAGAGGTGAAAAATACTCTTTCAAAATTAGTGGGGGGAAATACAAAAGAGTCTATCGAGATTAATTTAAAAAAATGGTATCTTAAGCTTTTTTCTTCAATGGTTCATGTTGGGCTTATAGAAGAAAAAGATCTTATAGGATACCGAAAAGAGCAGGTTTATATCCGAAACTCTAGACATGTTCCTTTACCTAAGGAAGCTTTGATTGGAGC encodes:
- a CDS encoding YqgE/AlgH family protein, yielding MSNIPYSELKKGTFLIASPDIGSGIFYRSVVLLCDHSPVGSFGLIVNKPLEIDLEEGFFGLSEEHAEYVKMRAGGPNQPNQIMLLQSAGHDAETSLEICSGVYLNGDSDMMQEEELPHTLLCFGYGGWASGVLEREFLNGAWFLCPASSHHLFETAPEYLWQTLLREMGGKYKTLSLMPKDLDLN
- a CDS encoding Fic family protein, whose protein sequence is METSKQVGEALARVKEIASVNGGNIIRSRQMSRGDRETLVRTQCLQEILKGWYMLARPDGAAGSSTTWYANFWEFLRVYLEHHYKGRYCLSAENSLDLHTGSTQIPRQVIVIVSRGGAMQRPLPHNTSLFVYVDKKSFPEERVEVKGLQTMSLPLALCKVGQTYFQKNSRDAEIALRLVRNASEISEIIAKYGFKKASERLLGAYQFLGETQMVKSLETDLTLLGWKIKGDNPFASQKPTSSFIEITSPYEGRILSMWKDFREKVIPFFPQPLQFTLKPKTYLDSLEELYEKDAYNSLSIEGYQVNQDLIQKVQNNEWNPDHDPEDLREKNRLAARGYFEAFQEVKNTLSKLVGGNTKESIEINLKKWYLKLFSSMVHVGLIEEKDLIGYRKEQVYIRNSRHVPLPKEALIGAMEMLFHCIQEDEHPAVRAVLGHYIFVYIHPYMDGNGRIGRFLMNVMFVSGGYPWTIIEVKNRKAYLDALEIAGTDQNIEPFAAFIAQEMREQQSGA